The Buteo buteo chromosome 6, bButBut1.hap1.1, whole genome shotgun sequence genomic interval TAGCcagcaattaactagtagaggtagttacttgtaagttttgcagttctttgctcttatgactagatgttcctgtccgctagatgagaacaatgctgaaactgaccacatgtgattgaagttgcgttaagcttcaagatcaaagaacaaggacaagaataaagacttcaaggacagccagcaagaacttcaaatgggtcggtggtcgtaaaagcagcccttcgactcaaatggatccttcattgcgcatgatcggatgtaggcagtactatgagaatcagttgcaattattttttatgtaagtgtatactaatctgattaatgtgcaattagttattctgtataacctgtttgtgctaaagctgtggtatgcacgctaggtggaactatcccccgtgcatccagcgctgcaataaagaacgcctgctttctaaaactccaaaacgagtcttggagagtttcttcgaccggcttttcggtATCAGTGTGTCTGGTAAGGCAGTTGttaatgaataatttttgttcCTAAGCTAGGACAGACCCATGACACAATTATGGGACCTGGGAAAGAGAAGCAATGCAGACTTCTTGCACCTGCATTATTTTACCCAGTCCATTGCAGGGAAACCCACGTAGTGTGATCCGGTGGTAATGGAGGGCAGGGAGCATTTCCTGCCCATGACACGACGTGTTGGGACAGGGTTTTCTTATGCCGAGTCCTGCTCTTGCTCCTTCCCACTCCCATCGTACCCACAgttcagcctttttctttttctacgTATGGTGTTAGCTATCTTGCTGCATCCTTATGCGTTCTGTGTCCTTAGGCAGATTATAGCCTGAAGTTAATTCCAGCTTAATGGAAAATGTTGTCAGTTGCCATGGAAATGCCTTACCATGTGATTGTGGTTGTACTTCCTGTTGTGCTTAGGGCTAAAACTGGTAGATGACCCTCATTTTTACACTTTCTTACATTTCTCCTAGAAATATCTGTTACTCGTAACTGTGCTCAGAACACTCAGTCTTCTAACACGGGTCATTGTTTTTCTGATGCTGTGATCTTATGCCAGATTATTAAACACTTATGCTAAAGCTTTCTTCAGCAGAGATCCTGAGACTTCCTGGTTTCGTATTTAAGATCTGCAAGCCCAATTCCTGCGGACAGCTGTCAAGGAAATGGGTGGGTTTCCATGAGTGAAGAAGATGCCGAAGCTGGTCACTTGCCTTTGCTAGCTGGCTGATACTGAGATAAGAGCTCTAGTATGCAGGACGTAAGggctgctgtgccaggcagcCCGGCATGGAAAACTGCCCAAGTGCTGGGTGACTCCTGGCCACAGTGGTGGCAACTGTAAACAGCACCTGCTTTTGCTCAGTGATATATCTGCCGTCACTAACAGCTCATTTGGAGACCTGTGCTGgctctttcttttgttcatcATATACATTAGGGCTTCAAGTAATGCGGTTTTGTACAAGCTTATCTATGCTGTTGTCATCGTCAATGAAAAGACTTCCCCCACCATCAACAGTGTCCCCTCCAACAATCTTTGGACAATGCTTTCATTACTGGTAGCTCCACCTGAAGGCCTCCAGAACAATGGAAACACCTGCACTATAAGGTCTTCCACCCGCACAACAAGGTCACCAAGGCCATTTGATCCTCACTCTCACAGAGTAACATAGAgaatttgggttggaagagacctctggaggtctttAGTCTCACCCCCTAATTAAAGCAGGGCTAACACCAAAGTTAGGACATGTCCCTCAGGGTCTTGTCCAGCTGAACTTCTAATGTTGCCAAAGAAGGAGATTCCCCACCCTCTCTGGCTGCTTCTTCCAGGGCTTATCTGCTCTCATGGCATGCTTCCCTTGGTGCAATGTGTGACACATTCTTTCATtgtgcacctctgagaaaaGGCAGGCTTTGGGTAGTGGAAGACAGCAATTAGATCTCCCTCAGCCTTCCTTCTTGGGGAGATGTGGTGCCGGACATTCGTGGTGTGGTGCAGTGTATGGGTGTCATCCTGGTACCTGTTGACAGAGCTGCAGCATCAGCCTGTTGCCGAGCCAGGGCACCCACCTCTTGAAACAAACGGTCCCCAGAGCAGCTTCTCCACACAGACAGGACAGTATAGCCTATGGGATCCTCTCTAGACATCGTGCTGTCCTCAACCGCCCCTGCACCTAGGCACACCTCTTGGGATGCTTACTCGGGGCCAGTGGCATGGCCCGCAGGCTCATGTGCAACTGCGACCTGGCTATTACTCAATGAACAGCGCCAGGCACGGATGAATCTATGTCCTGTCTGAAGCACTTCTTCTATTGCGAGCTTTTCTTACAGTTGTGAGCTTGCAACATGAGCATCCCTCGTGCCTACAGACTCTTTTAAGGTCCTTTAAAGGTCCTCACAGTTGCACAGAAAACCAGACAACAACCTTCCTTCTTATGCAGCCTGCTCCTGACAGCCCTCCTTCCTTGGCATCTTGGGACTCCCAGGAACTAGCCCTGGACTGTACTAATTCCCTTCTTCAGAGGAATCGTGTCTCTGTAGCATGAGAGCCCAGGGACTCAGGGAAAGGTGCCAACTGGCAGCAAGCTTCCAGTGCTGCCCAGCAGGTCCTACAGCATGCTCTTGGGCAAGAgacagctgctggctggggtacTGCTGGGACCCAGGGGCTGTACAGTGGATGTTCAGTTGTGCCTGAACACAACTGGGATGGGGATCCTGCAGCATCTGGCTATCTGTGCCACTTATCCTCTGGGAgtcagaaaacaaactgctCAAGAACAGTTTTTAATAATGCAGGTGTGGCCAGAGTTGTCAGTGGCTCGGGATTTTTacagaatacagaaaagagaaagttcaACCCAGGATACCCCTCTCCAAGAAGAGCCTTCATAAGGGCGAGCAACTCTGAGGAAGTGACAGGAAGTTGCCAAAGAGCCTGGAAAACCTGGAGCCGCTTGGAATGGAAACCAGTTAACATGATGAAAACGCTTTAGCCTAGGTCACCGGCAAACCTGACTTTGTGGTAACAATCCGTTGGGATGCAGAGGGCTAAGCAGATTGCATCGTCTTCCTGGCCTCAGTCAGTGCTTGTACTTCTTCTTTGTCCCCCACATTCTGAGCCTTGTCCTTGGTCAAAAGAACTTTGCGAGATGAACCTGCTTTCATTGGTTCAAAAGCTCAAAGGTacacaagagggaaaaaaaggagcaagaaaCGAGCAACATGTTCAAGAGGAGAGATCAGCAAACTGTCTTTCACTCTAGCTCAGAGCTTGCTCTTTGAAGCTGGGGGGATGCAAAGCACTAAACTGGAATACCATGGATGtattcaaatgcaaaaattcaCGTGGAAGGTCTTACGCAAATAACATGTTTCTCTTCTTGCCTTCATATACCAAAGCCATAATGTACTTTACCTCTTTGAACCAGCAAAGATGCAACGTAAACACAGTCTTATGgctatttttcagtgaaacaaactTTTTTGGGGGAAAGGTCAGGTCACAGAGACAAAACCACCGGTGCAAAGGATGCAGACATAGCATCTCATCTCGGCGTTAACTTCACTTTCCAAAGATCCATCGTTAGGCAATAAAGGTTCTGGTAGCTTTGCGCATCACAGAAGAACCGGCCATGTTCTGCACAGTCTAACTGAAAACGCAGAGAGGCCTGAGCTTCTCTAGCGCTTCGACATAGTTAGACAGCTCTTTTGATGTGACAGTTATTGAAAAGCTTGCAAATCTTCGCCCACACACCATCACTGAATTTCCACTGGAGGTGTACCGAATACAGCTATGAGTGCACATCTTCTGCCACAGGGCGGCCGTCCGCCACTACTTCTTATAGCGCCAGGGTCTACAGCCAAACCACCCTTCCGCCCCCCTTGCTTGACTTGCGACACATTGCAATTGCCCGCTCCTGGGATCTAAAAAATTGACCGGCACTTACGGGCAACGATACCCTCGAAAGCAGATTCCCAGGGGACCTTGCTAACTAGCTCCTTGAGCAGCCTAAAGTCTGCTCTCCCAGAATCCAGGGGAGTCGCTCTGCGGACAGGGTTTCCCATATCGCCAACGATTTTAAACTCGACCATTTTCTGATCACTACGGCCAAGACAGCCACCAATCATCACTTCACCCACAAGACCCTCTCTATGTACAAACAACAGGCCTAGGAGGGCACCCTTCCTAGTCGGCTCCCGTAGTACCCGTATCAAAGAGTGGTCTTCAACGTGGGCTTCAGGAATTTCCCGGGCCTGTTCATGTCTGCTCTGTGACAGCCCCAGTTCGCAGCtgggcagctggagctgcccaTAAGGACGACACAGGGCGACTGATCCAGAGATTTCCCGTGGTTCCTTATAGATTCATACGTTGGCGTCCTCATCCTGGCTGGGTGATCCATAGCAGACTCCTGCAAGGACGTCCGCTTTATTAGCTTTTCCCCTAATCTTTACGCAGAGGCTCTCAACCATGTCGTCCCCAGCTGCAAGCGCTGTACAGTCCGACCCCTCCTTTACATACAGCGCTGCCCCTCCGCCTCGCCTGCCCTGCCTCCCTCTCCTGAAGAGCCTGGAAGGGTCCGTCACTGCACTCCGGTCACAGGACTCTTCCCAGCAAGTGTCCCTTAGGCCAGCGATGTCGTTGCTCTGGGACCGAGCCGAGGCCTCTAGCTCCTCCTGTCTCTTCCTCGCACCGCGCACTCGAGCCTACAAACGTTTCAAACGCGCTCCTGCGTCCTCGGCACATCGTGGAGCAGAGCGAAAGCTCTGCGCACCGTTCCCCCAACATTGTCGCGCCACCCCTAGCTTATCACTAGCAGGACTGATTTTAccccttcccccctccaaacctagtttaaagctctctCAGTCAGCCCCGCTCGCTCGTgagcaaaaatacttttccccCCTTGAGAACGGGTGAATCTTGCCAGGCCCCAGCAGGCCTGGTGTCGCATAGACCATCCCATGGTTGAAAAACTCCAAATTCTGGCAGTGACGCTAGCCTCGGAGCCAGGTATTGTTAATACGCTGCGACCGCCTGTTTGTTTTGATGTCATTCCCTCCGGCTGGGAGGACAGAGGAGAATACTACCTGTGCTCCTGATCCCTCTACCAATCTGCCCGAGGCCCTGAAGTCTCTTTTGATCGCTCTTGGAATTCTCATCACGACTTCCTTGGTACCCACacgaaaaagcaaaagcagctaaCAGTGAGGGCCGTACAAGGCTCGGGAGTTTCCTGGTAACGCCTTCAACCCGAGCCGCAGGGAGGCAGAAGGCTTCCCCAAAAGGCAGGTCTGGTCGGCAGAGCGGGGCAGGAGTGAATGAATTCTTTACGTTGCTTTGCCTGGGCGTGTAGCTCGTGCTTTACGTACTGAACTGTCCTCTCTCCACCCGCAAGCTTTCCCACTTTTACCCTTCAGATTCTCTCCACCGTGCCACTGCGGGCAAGGCACTGAGTAGCTGCGTGATGATgccaagctgcctgctggcatTAACCCGCAGCACGTGGGAAGCCAAAGCCCAGCGAATCGCTGAGACCAGAGCCCACTGcaccagctcttctgcaagATGCTCCCCGACGCCGTGGCAGCTGAGCTGTCAGCACCCTATGCCCGCATTCCCCGACCCAGAGACGCACGGACACTCACGGACACAGCCCTTGTCCAAACAAGAGATTTATTGCCACCTTTGCGCACGGTGGATCTCCCGGAGGGAATGGACTCTCTGGCCACGTCCTGCTGCTGGTAACACTGGCCTCTGCCTACTCGATGCTCAGGAAGGTGTCCAAGCCATCTTGCTGCACCACAAATGTCATCTCAATCAGCTGGGGACTATTGGAAGTGTTCGTCAGCCGGAGCTTGCAGGAGCGCCTGGAGCGCAGAACGATTAAGCGGTGCTGTGTCGACTGAGGCAAAACCACCCAGGCTGCTTTTACCAAGACCTGGAACCAGCGGGTGCTTTTCTCCATGTCTAGGTAGGGGCCGGTGCAGAAGGTCTCTAGGAGGCTGGCAGCCTGATTCCTCCTAAGCTCCTCCTCGGGGTGGTGCAGGAAGCACAGCATGTCCTCCACCAGCCGCTCCCTCCTGCAGGTGCACTCCAGCTCCACGCGGACCCTGCACTTCCTCACTGGCCTCTCCCTCTTGTTGCGCAACTCCAGGTGGAAGGCGTGCCCACGGGGGGGCTTCAGGGGCACGAGCAGGTGGTAGACAGCATCATCCTCACAGACACTCCAGCCTTCTAAGGCGCTTCTCACACGGACAGCTGGCTGCAGTTGCGGCCTAAAAGTATTCCTGGAAAGCATTTGGCACATATGGAGAAGTTCATCCATCATCAGGAAAAATTTTTGCAGGTCCAGGAGGCGCTTGAGCAAAATTATGTCCACATCCCCTGCAACACAGGAAtttacttcttcctcctcctcagccatctccttgctgctgctggctggctgacGGCTCCTTTTCCTGAGCCACCAGCAGAGCCcgaagagcaggagcaggactccACCGATGGCCCAGGACTGCCACTGCTCCAAGGCAGCAAAGAGCAGGGCTCCCCAGGAAAAGccgctctgctccagctcctgcagaacATTCCAGATGATGCTTCCCAAAACCAGGGCGAAGAATCGTATCACATCCATggcctgcaggaggagggagagaaggggttcagtggggctgggagggagggagctggcgtcggggggagcagggccgggagccgcagggagctgggggcaggtAGGAGAGGGGGCgaggcagctgggaggcagcaaggCCTGCGCCCAGCCCCGGTGGCGGCGGCACCGTGCCCTGCCCGAGGTGCTCCCGCCAGCGGCTGGGCCCTCAGTGCAGGCCGAGAACCCACCCCCCCGGGGGCCCGCCTTTCTGCCCCGGCCCTCGTccagcccagcctccccccGCCTGCGCACTCACCGCTCGCCCAGGCTGTACTGGGGCAGCGCTGCCGGCGGGTGCCTTTTATACTCCCCCCGCCATTGTGACTCGGCCCTCTGATGTCACAGGTGCCAGAGCGCATCACAGGCACGCCCACCGGCATTTGCACATAGTCTCATCCTAGGATACATACTTGAGGTTGCCTCGTGCGGAGTCAGGGGTTGGACTCGGTGACCCTCgggggtcccttccaactcaggaCGTTCCGTGATCGATTGTGAGATTGCCGTCGGCAGGCAGACGGCAAGCGATCCGAAATAAAGCAGCACGCAAGCTCCCGTGAAGAAAACGAACTCGAGCCCAGCCTTCACCGCTCCACCAGGGCAGCCGGGAGTCGCTGAGCCGGGGTGAGGCCGAAGGCCGGGGCTGGCCGGCGGGCGTGCCTGTGATGCGCTCCGGCACCTGTGACATCGGAGGGGCCGAGTCACAATGCGGGGGGGGTATAAAAGGCACCCGCCGGCAGCGCTGCCCCAGTACAGCCTGGGCGAGCGGTGAGTGCGCAGGCAGGGGGAGGCTGGGCCGGACGAGGGCCGGGGCAGAAAGGCGGGCCCCCGGGGGGGTGGGTTCTCGGCCTGCACCGAGGGCCCAGCCGCTGGCGGGAGCACCTCGGGCAGGGCACGGTGCCGCCGCCACCGGGGCTGGGCGCAGGccttgctgcctcccagctgcctcGCCCCCTCTCCTacctgcccccagctccctgcggcTCCCGGCCCTGCTCCCCACGAcaccagctccctccctcccagccccactgaaccccttctctccctcctcctgcaggccATGGCTGTCGTGCAATTCTTCGCCAAGCTTGTGCGAACCATCCTCCGGAATGCTCAGGTGGTCGGCGAGGAGCTGGATGAGGCCACGCGCGAGCGCGTGCAGCTGCGTGAGTGGTACCTCAGACGGAAGATGATTCagatgctgcaggagctggagcagggcatGCAGCAGCTGATGCAGAGGACCCAGGAGCAGAGCGCCTTTGCCTGGGGAGCCCTGCTCtttgctgccttgcagcagtGGCAGTTCTGGGCCGTTGCTggagtcctgctcctgctctttggGCTCTGCTGTTGGCTCAGGAAAAGGAGCCATGAGGTGGACAGCAGCAGTGACGAGGAGAGCTCCAGCAGCC includes:
- the LOC142031843 gene encoding inositol 1,4,5-trisphosphate receptor-interacting protein-like 1 isoform X1, producing MSPIPEGMMSGGGKPAAGGIAGGEKRRPKGDAGTRPPPRAALRGEREEAMDVIRFFALVLGSIIWNVLQELEQSGFSWGALLFAALEQWQSWAIGGVLLLLFGLCWWLRKRSRQPASSSKEMAEEEEEVNSCVAGDVDIILLKRLLDLQKFFLMMDELLHMCQMLSRNTFRPQLQPAVRVRSALEGWSVCEDDAVYHLLVPLKPPRGHAFHLELRNKRERPVRKCRVRVELECTCRRERLVEDMLCFLHHPEEELRRNQAASLLETFCTGPYLDMEKSTRWFQVLVKAAWVVLPQSTQHRLIVLRSRRSCKLRLTNTSNSPQLIEMTFVVQQDGLDTFLSIE
- the LOC142031843 gene encoding inositol 1,4,5-trisphosphate receptor-interacting protein-like 1 isoform X2 — translated: MDVIRFFALVLGSIIWNVLQELEQSGFSWGALLFAALEQWQSWAIGGVLLLLFGLCWWLRKRSRQPASSSKEMAEEEEEVNSCVAGDVDIILLKRLLDLQKFFLMMDELLHMCQMLSRNTFRPQLQPAVRVRSALEGWSVCEDDAVYHLLVPLKPPRGHAFHLELRNKRERPVRKCRVRVELECTCRRERLVEDMLCFLHHPEEELRRNQAASLLETFCTGPYLDMEKSTRWFQVLVKAAWVVLPQSTQHRLIVLRSRRSCKLRLTNTSNSPQLIEMTFVVQQDGLDTFLSIE